The window GCAGGTGTAACCCATGAGTTCTTTGGCATGGCAGCTGTTCTGGAACAGGCCAGGCATGCACAAGACTTAGCGGCCTCAAGACTAAAAGAATCTTTCAAATAGATTTTAGTCTTTTTAAAGATTTGTGCAAGGCAGTAATAACAGCTTAGGGTTTAGTTACCCTAAGCTGTTATTTTATTCTCCTTACTCTCTGATTACCAAATACAGGTACATTCAGAAAACCCGGGGAAGTACTGCTTAATATTAATACAACTGTTCCTCACAAAACAAGCTGCTGTACATGCCCGTGGTAAGCCAGGCAAAGACTTACATTCCCTCCTCGTACTCCAGGTGCCTCATTACTGCGCGCAGCTCGAAATAAGAAACGGTATCACCTAGAGCTTCCTTGGCTTCGCCCAGCCTAAGGCTTCCCTTCTCCCCATAATACCCCAGGATCGTTTCCAGCGTGTGCCGTGATATCAGGCGCCTGATGTCTATTTCGCCGGTGCTCACATAATTAAGCAGGTGGGTTTCTACGGTTCCGGTGGCCAGGCCGCGGAATTCGGCAACTTCCTGAATGGATTTACCCTCCTGGAAAAGCTCAAAGCTCTGCTGTTTGGTGTCTTTTTTTTCCTTTTTAGGTTTTGATTCTCTTTTTTCCTCTTCCTGGGCAGCCGTTTCTCCTTCTGGAAAAGCAGCAGATTCTCCAGGTGCAGGAGCATCTCCCGGGGCAAAGTTGTTGATGATCTCCAGCAGATCCTCGCCCATCTGCTCCAGCTTTTTCTTACCCAGGCCCTTTATCTTTTTCAGGCTTGCCATGTTGCGCGGCTGGCGGGAGGCCAACTCTTCCATAGTTTTGAGCGGCAGGATCATGTAGTGGGGCAGATCATGCTCAATTGCCTTCTCATCGCGGTATTGCTTGAGCCGCGTATAAAGTTCGGGATGATCGGAGGGCGTATAATGCCCGGTTTCTTTCTCTTTCTTCTGTGGCTTTAAGTTTACCTCTTCCAGCGCAGCCTTGGCGCGTGTTTCCAGGTAGGCATTTACCTTAAAGCCTTCTTTACATACCTGCAGGCAGGCCTCTTTGATGAAGGCATCCTGGTAAAGATTTTCGTAAACCTGCTTCAGGGTTTTTCTAACTTCTTTGTTGTCGGTTTCGATAGTAATCGCTTTTAAGGGCTGCAGCAGCAGCTCCCCAAGCTTTTCGGAAAAATAAGTGGCTGCCTGCTTTACCCGCGCCTGCAGGTCTCTGTTTTCCTCCACAATTTCCTGGTATAACCCCAGCTTCACCAGCTGGCCGGCAAACTTATGGCTTACATCCGCAATAGTAGTCCGAAAGTTTAGCTCCATGGTGCCTATCACTTCTGCAGGATTACCTGCCAGGCTGCCTGCATGCTCACGCAGGAGCTTATAGAAATAGCCAATGCGCCTGCCAAGCACACTAAAATCGAACAGGTCGAGCAGCAGGCGCTGCTGATAGGCCTGCCGGGCCGTCTGCAGGGCTTCATGGCCGGGCTGGTTTTTCTCCACATTACCGTTAAATCCCTGAATGGTAGCATCGCTGATGATGCTGCCGGGAGCAAGTGGCTGTGTGAGCACGAGCCCTTCCAGCGAGCGGCAGCGGCTTAAAGCTACATACACCTGCCCGTGGGTAAAGGCGGCGTTGGCATCGATAATGGCTTTATCGAAAGTAAGGCCCTGGCTTTTATGAATGGTGATGGCCCAGGCCAGCTTAAGCGGGTATTGCCTGAATATGCCTGCTACGCTTTCCTGTATTTCTTTGGTCTGCTCATCGAGGGCGTATTTGTAGTTGTGCCATTCCACTCTTTCCACATAGATCGGATCTTCCTCTCCGGGGCACTGCACAACGATCGTTTCTTCATAAATATCCTTTACCGTACCAATCTTGCCATTGTAGTAGCGCTTCTCCCGGCCCTGGTCATTTTTAACGAACATCACCTGTGCTCCTTTTTTAATAACCAGGTGCTCCTCGGTAGGATAGAGATATTCAGGAAAGTCCTTTTCTACGTTTGCCCTGAAGCTGAATTCTTTGCTCCTGATCTTCTGCAGCTCCCGTTCGTTGATTTGCTGCGCCTGGCTGTTGTGGGTGGTAAGGGTAATATAGCCTTCGTCGGCACTGGGGCTAAAGCCCTCCAGGCAGCGGCTGTTAAGCTGCTGCAGCAATTCTCCCTTCAGTCTGTTTTCGCGGATGCCGTTCAGGATGTTGATAAAGGTAGCATCGCGCTGGCGGTAAATGTGCTGCAGCATAATGCTTACATATTCTGTTTGCTGCAGGGCCTGGCTGCCAAAAAAGAATACAGTGCTGTAATGCTCCCGGAGCAGCTTCCACTCCTCTTCCCTGGCAATGGGTGCAAGCTGCTGCAGATCGCCGATCATGAGCAGCTGCACCCCGCCAAAAGGCTGGTTGCGGTCTTTGTAGCGGCGCAGCACCTCATCGATGGCATCGAGCACATCGGCCCGCACCATACTTATTTCGTCGATCACCAGCAGATCCAGGCTGCGGATAATATTTATCTTTTCGCGGCTGAACTTCTTGATTTGCCGTTCTCCCCCCGCTATGGGGGCTGCTCCCGGAAGGTAAGGCCCAAAGGGTATCTGAAAAAAGGAATGTATGGTAACACCGCCCGCATTCATGGCGGCCACGCCTGTAGGGGCCACTACCACCATGCGCTTCAGCAACTGCTGTTTCAGGTTGTGCAAAAAAGTAGTTTTGCCGGTACCTGCCTTGCCCGTCAGAAAAATGTGCCTGTTGGTATGTGCTACAAAATCGTGAGCCAGCTGAAGCTGTTCATTCTGGTGTTGCTGCATAGATATTAAAAGCTGTAGTTTAAAAAATTAAGTGCACAAGCCCAAAGCCCGCAAGAGGATTCATAGAAACATAGCCCTGCCATCCCGGTTCTGCTATATTGTTAAAGCCTTATAACTAATATCGGCAAAAGTGTTAAACTTATCCAGTAAAGCCGGCGCTAAATACATATTTAACAGCCAGTCATCTTCTGTATCCTGTGAATCAGTCCTCACACTGCCTGGCAACAAAATTGCAGCCCTGCTTTCTGCCCGCAGGGCCGGTAATTACCTGATCATCAATACCCAATGCTATCAATCCAAAAGTAACCAGAGGCACCCGGGGGCTCATAAGTTAATAACAATGAGCCTGGTACAACCTTCTGGCAGCCGCCCCTGTTAAACTAAACATAAACAAAGCGCAACCGCTTTTGGTACAGGCATTAATCCCTGAAACTTTATATCTGGTAGTGAGTTTAAGTTTTTTTGAAAAGCCAGGAAAAAATACCTATAATGAGCCCTTTATTGAGAAGGAACCTATATTTTGACTAACAATACCCCCTATTTTTCAGGCAGAAAAGATTATGATTCTGAATTTTGCGGCAGCATTCCGCTTAATTTTATCAATCTGATACAAGCACACGGAGTGCTGCTGGTGTTGCAGCGCGATTCTTTTACCGTTGTACAGGCCAGCGAAAATGCTGAACAGCTTTTGGGCAGTACAGCCGCAGCACTGGTACAGCAACCTTTGCAAAGCTTTATTAACCAGGAGCAGCTACAGGCGCTCCAGGAACAGCTGAACCGCAGAGAAAACGGCAATTATGTACCCTTTACGCTAAACTGGCAAAGCCCGGCTGGCATAAAAGCCTTATCGGCCACCCTCCACACCCGTGATCTGTACCTGCTCCTGGAATTAGAAGTAGCGCAACAAACCTCCGGCCTTTCTTTTGTGGCTACCTATCAGGCCATCAGCTATATTATTTCTTCGCTTAAAGAAGCCGAAAGTGTAACAGCAGTAAGTAATGTAGCCGCTAATGAGCTCAAAAAGCTGTCGGGTTTTGATCGGGTAATGGTTTACCAGTTCGATGAGGCCTGGAATGGTGCTGTTGTAGCAGAAGCTCAGGAAGAGCACATGGAGGAATCGTATTTAGGCCTGCATTTTCCGGCTTCCGATGTACCCAAACAAGCCAGGGAATTATACACAAAAACTTCTTTCCGTATAATTCCGGATGTAAATGCCCCCGCAGCAAAACTATACCCGGTGATCAACCCCCTCACCAGCAGCCTGACTGATATCTCTGATGCTATTTTAAGGGCTGTACCGCTGGTGCACATTGAATACCTGATGAACATGGGCGTTACGGCATCCATGTCGACCCCCATTATTGTGAACAACAAATTGTGGGGGCTGATTTCCTGCCATCACCGCAGCGCTATGCCTGTTAGCTTTGAGCTAAGAACTTCTTTCGAGATCATTTCAGAAATTATTGCCTCGCAGGTAAGCGCACGCGAAAAAGAAACCAGCTTCCGCTATCGCTCCACCTTACACGAAATTGAGCTAAAGCTCATGGAGCAGGTGTACACCAGCAAAAGCCTGTCGGAAGGATTGCTGGATAACCCTTCCTACCTGCTTGATCTGTTAGACGTGCAGGGCCTGGTACTTACCTTTAATAATGCATACCTCACGGCAGGCGAGGTACCCGACGAGCGCATGGTCAGGAACCTGATTAAATGGCTGGTGCGCTACAGCAAGAATAAGATCTTCACCACCGACTCGCTTCCTGCCTTATTTGAAGAAGCTCAGGTGTACCGGGATGTAGCCAGCGGACTTATTGCCATACAAATAACAGGCAGCAGAAACTACCTTTTAGGATTCAGGGCAGAGGTGATCAAATCGGTAAACTGGGGCGGCAATCCTAACGAGGCGATCAAATTTGAAGCCAAAAGCAAACGATATCATCCCAGAAATTCGTTTAATTTGTGGCGGGAACAGGTAGAATTCACCTCTGCCCCCTGGCGCCCGGAAGTAATAGAAGTAGCTCAGCATGTAAGAACTGCGATGTTGGAAAAATTGCTGAAAGAAGAAGAAATGCTTTAATTATTTTCGTTTCCATTAGTAAATTAGTTCCAGAAGGTACTCCCCTAGCGTTACAAACTATATGCGCTCTGCTGCTTCAGAAAACAAGCTTCAACCCTCTGCCAAAGAAAATTCCCCAAACGGGAAAAAAGATAGTCATTACGTAGTGGGTATCGGAGCCTCCGCCGGAGGCCTGGAAGCCATTAATGAACTGTTTGATAATATTCCCCATGGCGGCAATTTTTCATTTGTAGTGGTTCAGCACCTCTCGCCCAATCATAAAAGCATGATGGACGAGCTGCTGTCCAAACACACACAAATGAAAATTGTACGTGCCGAAGAAGGCACCCGTCTGGTACCCAACCATGTGTACCTGATCCCCAGCAAAAAGAACATGACGGTAAAGCACGGCAAGCTGTACCTTACCGAAAAATCCGCTACCTCCTCCGGTGCAAATCAAACCATCGATATCTTTTTGGAATCGCTGGCAAAGGATAAAAAAGACCATGCCATAGCCATCATTCTCTCTGGCACCGGTTCTGATGGCACCAGGGGTATTGAGTACATCAAAGAATGGGGCGGCATGGTGATTGTACAGGATCCTGCCACTGCCAAATTCGATGGCATGCCCAACAGCGCTATTGCCTCCGGCTGCACCGACCTGATTTTGCCTCCGGAACTGATGGCCGAAGAGATCTTCCGCTATCCGGAGCATGCCAGCCACAAAGATGCAGGCAAGCTTATCCTGCAGGAGGCCGATGTTGACCATCTGGTGGAGATCATAAACCTGGTGCGGGAGCAAACCTCACACGACTTTTCGGCTTACAAAGAGCAAACCCTGCACCGCCGCATACTCCGCAGAATAGCCCAGGTAGACATGGATAATCCCAAGGAATACATCCACTACCTGCGTAATAACCCCGATGAGGTAAATTACCTGGGCAAGGAATTCCTGATTGGCGTTACGCGTTTCTTCCGCGATCCGGAGGCTTTCAGCTTTCTGGAAGAAAAGGTGTTGCCTGAGATCGTTTCCAAAAAGAATATGGACTCCCCGGTAAAAATATGGGTGACTGCCTGTAGTACCGGAGAAGAAGCCTATACCCTGGCGATGCTTGTTTGCGAGTGCCTGACAAAGCTAAAAAAGGATCTGGATGTAAAAATATTTGCCACCGATATAGACAGCAAGGCGCTGGAATTTGCCGCCAAGGGGGTCTATCCGGAAACCATCCAAAAAGATGTTTCTGAGGAGCGGCTGGAGAAGTTCTTTACCAGAGAGGGCAGAAAATACTGTGTGAGCCAGAAAATCCGGCGCATGGTTATTTTTGCTCAGCACAATGTGATCAAAGATCCGCCATTCAGCAAGATGGACCTGGTGAGCTGCCGCAACATGCTCATTTATATGAAGCCTGCCCTGCAGCGCAAGGTGCTGGCAACTTTCCATTTTTCGCTTAAAGTTGGAGGCTACCTGTTTTTGGGACCCAGCGAAAGCAGCGAAGAATTGCTGCCTTCCCTGAAGGTGCTTAACAAGAAATGGAACATCTTTAAGGTAATTTCCAAAAGCAGAAATTTTATTTTTGAAGGCAACGCGCTGGAGAGAGAAAAGAAGCCGAGCCAGCGCATAGCAGATGTACAGCCCAAGCGCCGCTCTTCAGAGCAGGAAATGCAGGAAACCTTCCATGAGCTGGTAACCGATGAGCTGGGCTATGCCGCTGTTTTTATCAACGAAGAATATGAACTGCTGCAGGCCATAGGCGACTATAAGCGCTTTCTGGAGATGCCTGATAAGATGCTCCAGAACAACCTGCTGAAAATGGTTCCGCGCGAAGTTTCACTGGCGCTCAACCTGGCCCTGCGCAAAGCTACCCGTGATAACGAAAAGGTAGTTTCCAAGCGCATCGAAATGCTTAAAAAGGGTATTGTACACCACGTATCGCTGGTCGTAAAGCCCTCTCTTACTGCCGACCAGTACAGCCGCAAGTTTATTACAGTGCTGTTCAAAGAAGACAGCAGCGAAAAAATAACACCGGGCGAGCGTGCCCTCTTTGAGCAGCAGGTAAGTATTGAGCGCCTGATAGAGCTCGAAAATGAGCTCAAGGAAACCAGGTACGACCTGCAGGCCATGGTAGAGGAGCTGGAAACCGCCAATGAGGAGATGCAGTCGAGCAACGAAGAGCTGATCTCCAGCAACGAGGAATTACAAAGCACCAACGAAGAGCTGCAATCGGTAAACGAAGAGCTGCATACGGTAAATGCCGAGCACCAGCAAAAAATACGGGAGCTGGAAGAGCTCAACGACGACCTGAACAATTACTTCCGCAGTACGGATATCGGGCAGATCTTTGTGGACAAAAACCTGATCATCCGCAAGTTTACGCCCAGCATCAAACAGCAGATCAACCTCATTGAATCCGACCTCGGGCGGCCCATCAACCACCTTTCCTACAACATACGGCACGAAAACCTGGTAGAAGATATCGAACAGGCGATCAGTACCTCTACGGTGATTCAGAAAGAGATTGAAACCCGTAACGGAAAGGTCTATCTAATGAAAATACTACCTTATCTGCGGCAGGATAAAAGTGTTGACGGTGCGGTAGTATCTTTCGTGGATATATCGGTAGTGAAAGGCCTTAACAACCTGCTGGAAGGGGTACTCAACAGCTCCATGAGCGGTATTATGGCCTTTACCGTAGTTGCAGACGAGCAAGGCCAGCCTTTAGACCTGGAATGGACCCTCATTAACAGGGCTGCCAAAGCTATATTGGGAAAAGAAGGACAGGAGCTGGAGGGCAAACGCCTGCTGCAGGAGCTGCCCGGCTTTAAAAAAGAAGGGCTGTATAAAAAGCTGCTGGCTGTTTCGCTGGCTAAAAAGCCACTGCACCTGGAGCACTACTACCTCCATGATGGCATCGAAGTATGGCTGGAAATTATTGCCGTTCCGCTCGATACCAACGGTATTGCTTTAACGCTGGTAGACATCACCGAAAAGAAAGCCGCCGAAGAAGAGCTTTTAGCTACCTACGACGAGGTAAAAGATGCCGAGGAAAAGCTACGTAAGCTTAACCTGGAGCTGGAAAAACGTGTGGAAGACCGTACCAAGGAGCTCTCGGAAAGCGAAGAACGCTTCAGGCTGCTTTCGCGGGCCACCAACGATGCCGTTTGGGACTGGGACCTGGTAACCAGCGAATTCTGGTGGAACGAAGGTTTTCAGGAAATCTTTGGTTTTAAAGAACAAGACATCGAACCGGGCGTAGAATCCTGGTTTAACCGCCTGCAGCCAGATGAGCGCAACACCATTATTGAGGAGCTTAATGAAGCAATCAACAAAGGCGAAAAGCAGTGGGCTGCCGAACACCGGTTTTTAAAAGCAGATGGCAGCTACACCTGGGTATACAACCGGGGTTATATCCTAAAGAATGAGTATGGCATACCTTATCGTATGCTAGGCTCCATGGTAGACCTCTCCAGCCTTAAAAAAGCACAGGAAGAACTGGAGCAAAGCAATAAAAACCTGCGGAAGATCAATGCCGACCTGGACAACTTCGTGTATACGGCCTCGCACGACCTGCGTGCCCCGGTAGCAAACCTGGAAGGCCTGCTGATGCTGCTCAAACCAAAATTCAGCGAGCATATGCCGCAGCAGGAGCAAAAGCTTATACAGCTGGTAGAAGCATCTATTGAAAAGCTGAAGCGCACCATCCACGGCCTGCTCGAAATTACCAAGGTGCAGAAAGATCTTGAGCGGCAGGTAGAGGATGTAACCTTTATGGATGTGCTGGCCGATGTGGAAGGCGATATCAGGAATCAGATTCAGGATACAGCAGCCATTATCATCACTGACTTTAAGGTTGAGCGGATAAAGTATAACCGTGTAAACCTGCAGAGCATCATTTACAACCTGCTTAGCAATTCACTGAAGTACAAATCTCACGAGCAGGCTCCGCGCATACGCATCAGCACCCAGCGAAAAGACGGACATGTAATACTCACCTTTTCCGATAACGGCCTGGGCATGAATGTGCAGCAGCAGAAAAAGCTGTTTACCATGTTTAACCGTTTCCATACTCATGTAGATGGTACCGGCATTGGGCTTTACATGGTAAAGCGGATTATTGAAAACAACGAAGGGCGCATAAAAGTAGAAAGCAAAGAAGGTCAGGGCACCACTTTTAAAATATATTTCAAAGAGAACCCTTCTGAAAAAGAAGTAGATCAGGCAGTGCTGGTGTAAAGTAACTTTACCTGCCGGGGCATTTTATTTTTCAGAAAGCAGAATGCCTCTGCCTGCTGCTGGCACTGCTGCAGCTTATCGTAATTATTCTATTTTTTATTAATTTTTCAAACAAGCACAAAACTGCCCGGTTGTTAGGGTTAAGAGCGTTTTACCCTGTAAAGAAGCACTCGCTTCTATTTTTCTATCTGCCTTTCAACGCCTGAGCCGGCAGATGTGCCTGTAAATATAATTTGCCATGAAAGAAAATACGGATTCCGATGCAGGTGGTATAAAGCAGGAGATAAAAAAAATACCTCAAAAAGGCCCTTTCCGACGCGATTACTGGCGCAGCCCTTTACGCGGTCCCTGGATGGCCTCTTTTATGAGTCTCCTGCTCCTGATAGTGATCCCGATAGTGTTTATCACCGGACTGATAGACCATGTTGCCTGGAACCCGGATCTTGGGGGAACCAACAACAGGACACCCGAAATGGGCCTGCTGGGATTTCTGCAGGGTACCGAATGGCCCACCCGGCCTATCTGGCTCTACCGGCTTACGGAAGGCACCCATGTAGTCTTAGGTATTACCCTGCTTCCATTGGTACTTGCCAAACTTTGGGCTATCATGCCAAGCCTGTATAAATGGCCCCTGGCCGATTCTCTGGGGCACGCCCTGGAGCGGATAAGCCTGTTGTTTGTGATAGGGGGAATCTTTTTTCAGATTTTTACAGGTTTGTTCTATATACAAAACTTTATCATCCTCAACAATGTAACCTTTAACCGGCTGCATTTCTATGGCAACTGGATTTTTATAGCTGGTCTGGTACTGCATGTGCTGGTCAAATTTCCGGAAATGATCAAGGGACTGAAGGGGCGGGATCTTGACGAGGAAATGAGCAAATCTACAGATGAAACTGAGCCGGAACCAGAGGAGGAAGGCAGGCTTGTGAGTACAGACCCTGCGCCACCAACCATTTCCCGCAGAGGAGCCATTGCCATAGCAGGTGGCAGTGCCCTGACGATTATGGCCCTGGCTGTAGGCCAGACCCTGGGGAGAGACTGGAGCTGGCTGGCAATTCTTTCTCCACGGGCCCAGAGCCCAGCGGGCGACGGTCCGAATGATTTCCGGGTGAACAAAACGGCTAAAAAAGCTAAAATACAGCCAGAACAGGTAGGCCCGGATTGGCGGCTGGAGCTGGTTGGGGCAACCACACACAGCCTCAGCCGGGAAGATCTGCTGGCTATGCCCCTGCATACATCTTCTCTGCCCATTTCCTGCCTGGAAGGCTGGTCTACAGGCAACCAGAGCTGGGAAGGCGTGCGCCTGCGGGACCTTGCAGTACTGGCGGGCATGCCCAATGCGGGGAAGGTTCTTTTTGAGTCGCTTGAATCCACAGATGCGGTGGCCCGCATGTCTTTTATGCGGCATAACCAGATCCAGGATCCGCTTTCTTTGCTGGCACTTCGCGTAAATGGTGCCGATCTTTCCATGGATCATGGCTACCCGGCCAGGGCCATTGTTCCGGCTACTCCTGGTAACCGCAACACTAAGTGGATTTACCGCATGACTTTTATGGAGGAGGCCTGATATGAAAAAAATACCTCTTTACGGCCGTGGCCCTTTACATCTGCTGGGCGTGATCTTCTGCTATTCGCTGGCTACCTATGCAGGCATTAAACTGTTCAGCAATGTTTCCCTATGGATTGCACTGGCCTTTCCGGCAGGTATTGCGCTGCACGACTTTGTGCTCTTCCCGATATACCGCAAAGCCAATCATGTACTCACCAACTATCAGCTGAAGCGGGAGCAACAGGGAAAAACATCCCGCCGCTGGATTAACCACGTACGGGTGCCGGTGGTGATCAGCTTTCTGCTGCTGCTCTGCTATTTCCCGATCATCTTACAACTTTCCGATAACCGGCAGGAACATACCTCCCTTGACCAGGACTCTTACCTGTACCGTTGGCTGCTGGTTACTGCCGCCCTGGTGGTGGGTTCGGTTCTGGCTTATTTTCTGAAAAGCAGGCGGGCAAATACCACGGCTCCGAAGCAGGAAAAGAAAAATCTGTAAGAACACCAGCTGCAAGCGCCAGAGCCCATCTATTGGCTTTAGCAGGCATTTACGATCAGGCTATAAGTTATGTAGTGCTATAAGAGTGCCTGAACTTTTTAACCATAACGTTTAAAGAAAACCCGGAAGGTAGAACCAACGCCAACCTCGCTTTCTACTGTTATTTTACCACCGGCATTCTCTACTACTCTTTTTACAATATACAAGCCCACCCCGGAGCCTTCTACATGGTCGTGCAGTCGCTTGAACATCGAAAACATTTTTTGCTCATAGGCCAGGTCTATTCCCAGGCCATTGTCGCTTACAGAAAGTATGGTGTACTCCGGCGTGCTTTCGGTTGTAATCCTGATAACAGGGGTGCGCCTGGCTGCGCGGTATTTAATGGCATTGCTAAGCAGGTTATAAACAATACTGCGCACATTCTTGGCAGAAAAGCGTACGTATGAGTCTTTAGAAAAATCCGTTTGCAGCACTGCATCAGATTCAGCAATAACAGATTCAAAGTCCAGCTGCACCTCTGTCACCACTTGGGCAAGATTCACATACTGCACATCCTCGCCAGACTCACGCTGTATCCTGGCAACCTTGGTCAGGTCTGTTACCGTTCTTTTAAATCTTTCAATAGAAGCTTTTATATAGCTAATAAGCTGTTTAGTGGTTGCTGATTCCAGCGATTCGGCAGGCAGGTGCACCAGCAGGGCATTCATCAGGCCTTCTATATTGGAAATAGGAGCCTTTAAATCGTGCGAGGCCGAGTATACAAAGTTATCCAGGTCGGCGTTTGTTGCCAGGAGCTGCCTGTTCATTTCTTCGATCTCATGCAGAGCCTCCACCTGCTCGCTAATGCTGATGGCCACAACGATAACACCCAGGATATTATCCTGTGCATCGCGCATGGGCTGGTACAACAGGTTAAAATAATTAGTTTCCAGCTGTCCGCTCCGCAGCAGCTTAACCGGCAGCTGATTGGCCACAAAGGGTTCTCCGGTTTGGTAAACTCCCTCCAGGAGCTCCCTGATTCCCTGGCCTTCTATTTCGGGCAGTGCCTCCAGAATTGCTTTGCCCAGCACCTCTTTGGGGCGGCGTCCCCAAAGCTCGCAAATACCAGGATTCGCCAGATCTACAATAAAAGTTGGCCCACGCAGAATAGCAATCGCCACAGGCGCCTGCTGGAAAAGACTAGCCAGATATTGCTGCTGCCGCACTATTTCTTCACGTGCCTGCACACTGGTAATAGAGGTAGCAATTTGCCCTGTTAACAAGGCATGAAAACCCTGGTAATTAGCGTCGTACTTTAATTTTGGTGCAATTCCGGAGATAAAGAAGCCAATAGGATGGTCTTGTGCCGGCTTGAAAACAGGATGGATCACCGCCTGTTCGGTCAGCGCATGATCAGCTTCTTCTTCTCCTCCTGATGCAATACCCGCGGGCAGCTTGTCTACCACCACCGAGCGTTTCTTTTGCTTTACATCAGCCAGGGGCCAGGACGTGTCTGCCGCATCCAGGTCGATGGTAAGCGGA of the Flammeovirgaceae bacterium 311 genome contains:
- a CDS encoding HRDC domain-containing protein (COG0507 ATP-dependent exoDNAse (exonuclease V), alpha subunit - helicase superfamily I member) translates to MQQHQNEQLQLAHDFVAHTNRHIFLTGKAGTGKTTFLHNLKQQLLKRMVVVAPTGVAAMNAGGVTIHSFFQIPFGPYLPGAAPIAGGERQIKKFSREKINIIRSLDLLVIDEISMVRADVLDAIDEVLRRYKDRNQPFGGVQLLMIGDLQQLAPIAREEEWKLLREHYSTVFFFGSQALQQTEYVSIMLQHIYRQRDATFINILNGIRENRLKGELLQQLNSRCLEGFSPSADEGYITLTTHNSQAQQINERELQKIRSKEFSFRANVEKDFPEYLYPTEEHLVIKKGAQVMFVKNDQGREKRYYNGKIGTVKDIYEETIVVQCPGEEDPIYVERVEWHNYKYALDEQTKEIQESVAGIFRQYPLKLAWAITIHKSQGLTFDKAIIDANAAFTHGQVYVALSRCRSLEGLVLTQPLAPGSIISDATIQGFNGNVEKNQPGHEALQTARQAYQQRLLLDLFDFSVLGRRIGYFYKLLREHAGSLAGNPAEVIGTMELNFRTTIADVSHKFAGQLVKLGLYQEIVEENRDLQARVKQAATYFSEKLGELLLQPLKAITIETDNKEVRKTLKQVYENLYQDAFIKEACLQVCKEGFKVNAYLETRAKAALEEVNLKPQKKEKETGHYTPSDHPELYTRLKQYRDEKAIEHDLPHYMILPLKTMEELASRQPRNMASLKKIKGLGKKKLEQMGEDLLEIINNFAPGDAPAPGESAAFPEGETAAQEEEKRESKPKKEKKDTKQQSFELFQEGKSIQEVAEFRGLATGTVETHLLNYVSTGEIDIRRLISRHTLETILGYYGEKGSLRLGEAKEALGDTVSYFELRAVMRHLEYEEGM
- a CDS encoding Phytochrome central region domain-containing protein (COG4251 Bacteriophytochrome (light-regulated signal transduction histidine kinase)), producing the protein MTNNTPYFSGRKDYDSEFCGSIPLNFINLIQAHGVLLVLQRDSFTVVQASENAEQLLGSTAAALVQQPLQSFINQEQLQALQEQLNRRENGNYVPFTLNWQSPAGIKALSATLHTRDLYLLLELEVAQQTSGLSFVATYQAISYIISSLKEAESVTAVSNVAANELKKLSGFDRVMVYQFDEAWNGAVVAEAQEEHMEESYLGLHFPASDVPKQARELYTKTSFRIIPDVNAPAAKLYPVINPLTSSLTDISDAILRAVPLVHIEYLMNMGVTASMSTPIIVNNKLWGLISCHHRSAMPVSFELRTSFEIISEIIASQVSAREKETSFRYRSTLHEIELKLMEQVYTSKSLSEGLLDNPSYLLDLLDVQGLVLTFNNAYLTAGEVPDERMVRNLIKWLVRYSKNKIFTTDSLPALFEEAQVYRDVASGLIAIQITGSRNYLLGFRAEVIKSVNWGGNPNEAIKFEAKSKRYHPRNSFNLWREQVEFTSAPWRPEVIEVAQHVRTAMLEKLLKEEEML
- a CDS encoding PAS sensor protein (COG2201 Chemotaxis response regulator containing a CheY-like receiver domain and a methylesterase domain), whose protein sequence is MRSAASENKLQPSAKENSPNGKKDSHYVVGIGASAGGLEAINELFDNIPHGGNFSFVVVQHLSPNHKSMMDELLSKHTQMKIVRAEEGTRLVPNHVYLIPSKKNMTVKHGKLYLTEKSATSSGANQTIDIFLESLAKDKKDHAIAIILSGTGSDGTRGIEYIKEWGGMVIVQDPATAKFDGMPNSAIASGCTDLILPPELMAEEIFRYPEHASHKDAGKLILQEADVDHLVEIINLVREQTSHDFSAYKEQTLHRRILRRIAQVDMDNPKEYIHYLRNNPDEVNYLGKEFLIGVTRFFRDPEAFSFLEEKVLPEIVSKKNMDSPVKIWVTACSTGEEAYTLAMLVCECLTKLKKDLDVKIFATDIDSKALEFAAKGVYPETIQKDVSEERLEKFFTREGRKYCVSQKIRRMVIFAQHNVIKDPPFSKMDLVSCRNMLIYMKPALQRKVLATFHFSLKVGGYLFLGPSESSEELLPSLKVLNKKWNIFKVISKSRNFIFEGNALEREKKPSQRIADVQPKRRSSEQEMQETFHELVTDELGYAAVFINEEYELLQAIGDYKRFLEMPDKMLQNNLLKMVPREVSLALNLALRKATRDNEKVVSKRIEMLKKGIVHHVSLVVKPSLTADQYSRKFITVLFKEDSSEKITPGERALFEQQVSIERLIELENELKETRYDLQAMVEELETANEEMQSSNEELISSNEELQSTNEELQSVNEELHTVNAEHQQKIRELEELNDDLNNYFRSTDIGQIFVDKNLIIRKFTPSIKQQINLIESDLGRPINHLSYNIRHENLVEDIEQAISTSTVIQKEIETRNGKVYLMKILPYLRQDKSVDGAVVSFVDISVVKGLNNLLEGVLNSSMSGIMAFTVVADEQGQPLDLEWTLINRAAKAILGKEGQELEGKRLLQELPGFKKEGLYKKLLAVSLAKKPLHLEHYYLHDGIEVWLEIIAVPLDTNGIALTLVDITEKKAAEEELLATYDEVKDAEEKLRKLNLELEKRVEDRTKELSESEERFRLLSRATNDAVWDWDLVTSEFWWNEGFQEIFGFKEQDIEPGVESWFNRLQPDERNTIIEELNEAINKGEKQWAAEHRFLKADGSYTWVYNRGYILKNEYGIPYRMLGSMVDLSSLKKAQEELEQSNKNLRKINADLDNFVYTASHDLRAPVANLEGLLMLLKPKFSEHMPQQEQKLIQLVEASIEKLKRTIHGLLEITKVQKDLERQVEDVTFMDVLADVEGDIRNQIQDTAAIIITDFKVERIKYNRVNLQSIIYNLLSNSLKYKSHEQAPRIRISTQRKDGHVILTFSDNGLGMNVQQQKKLFTMFNRFHTHVDGTGIGLYMVKRIIENNEGRIKVESKEGQGTTFKIYFKENPSEKEVDQAVLV